From the Teredinibacter turnerae T7901 genome, one window contains:
- the cpdA gene encoding 3',5'-cyclic-AMP phosphodiesterase, protein MRPFRLLQITDCHLGSVPGEKLLGMDTDQSLHDVLQLIQANEAPDLILATGDISNDGGVASYERFIQLIERYFPNTPLAWLPGNHDDPTNMDQVARLPIEAHCVRGGWNMIFLDSRIPMEVGGDLEDYELDRLERLLSAYPRLPAAIFLHHQPIPVGSEWLDTYVVRSNKPFFKILDKYPNVKTVCWGHVHQQFDAERKGVKLLATPSTCVQFLPRSSDFGVDRVMPGYRRFELHANGELTTQVCRIKDKVYQIDFASTGY, encoded by the coding sequence ATGCGTCCTTTTCGACTTTTACAGATAACGGATTGTCACCTGGGCAGTGTGCCGGGGGAAAAGCTCCTCGGCATGGATACTGATCAGAGCCTGCACGATGTGCTGCAACTGATTCAGGCGAACGAAGCCCCAGACTTGATTTTGGCCACTGGCGACATCTCCAATGATGGCGGTGTGGCGTCGTACGAGCGTTTTATCCAGTTGATCGAGCGCTACTTCCCTAATACACCACTGGCATGGTTACCTGGTAATCACGACGATCCCACCAATATGGACCAGGTGGCGCGTTTGCCTATCGAAGCCCATTGCGTGCGCGGTGGCTGGAATATGATCTTCCTCGATTCCCGTATTCCCATGGAAGTGGGTGGTGATCTGGAAGACTACGAACTCGACCGTCTCGAGCGACTGCTGAGTGCATACCCGCGATTACCTGCGGCTATTTTCCTGCATCACCAGCCGATTCCTGTTGGCAGCGAGTGGCTCGATACCTACGTTGTGCGCAGTAACAAGCCTTTTTTCAAAATCCTCGATAAGTACCCGAACGTTAAAACCGTCTGCTGGGGTCACGTGCATCAGCAGTTCGACGCGGAGCGCAAAGGCGTTAAGTTACTGGCAACGCCGTCCACCTGCGTACAGTTCTTGCCGCGTTCGTCCGACTTTGGCGTAGACCGCGTAATGCCGGGCTATCGACGTTTCGAGCTGCACGCCAATGGTGAACTCACTACCCAGGTGTGCCGCATTAAAGACAAGGTCTACCAAATTGACTTTGCGTCAACGGGTTACTAG
- a CDS encoding DUF1249 domain-containing protein, which yields MSSSQAPQKLPSVDIGAHHALCEMNFHRLLTLMPNWQEGCQQWDFTLGDRHVHEVKLKVVDAAPYTTTVEVVQHLVGIKPPKLVVRLYHDANMAEIISWDRHRNWKPQYTYPNPQMYAPDEKLELNRFLGDWLEFCHSQGYAPAYNCEKVLVKRK from the coding sequence TTGAGTAGTTCGCAGGCACCACAAAAGTTGCCCAGCGTAGATATTGGCGCGCATCACGCATTGTGCGAGATGAACTTCCATCGCTTGCTCACTCTAATGCCGAACTGGCAGGAGGGGTGTCAGCAGTGGGACTTCACCTTGGGTGATCGCCACGTGCACGAAGTAAAGCTCAAGGTGGTGGACGCCGCCCCCTACACGACAACGGTCGAAGTCGTGCAGCATTTGGTGGGTATTAAGCCGCCAAAGCTTGTGGTCAGACTTTATCATGACGCCAATATGGCAGAAATTATCTCCTGGGACCGGCACCGAAACTGGAAGCCACAATATACCTACCCCAACCCCCAAATGTATGCCCCAGACGAAAAACTGGAGCTCAACCGCTTTCTCGGCGACTGGCTGGAATTTTGTCACAGCCAAGGCTACGCCCCTGCGTATAATTGTGAAAAGGTTCTCGTAAAGCGGAAATAG
- a CDS encoding NUDIX domain-containing protein: MAKFDTGMGKEAVKVLSEKTVYDGFFKMYEIKLQHKTFAGEWMEPIRRELFHRGEAAAAICYDPENDLVGLIEQFRVGAIDSEMGPWCLEVVAGMLEEGETPDELMARELAEEAGITNATLIPISRYYSTPGGCNEKIHLYAAICNLANAGGIYGLDEEHEDIRFETYPAEDVFKSMYAGRTNNSATLLGLQWIQINREKLRQGVTEFE, from the coding sequence ATGGCGAAGTTCGATACCGGTATGGGCAAGGAAGCCGTTAAGGTGTTAAGTGAAAAAACCGTATATGACGGTTTCTTTAAAATGTACGAAATTAAACTGCAACATAAAACGTTTGCGGGAGAGTGGATGGAGCCTATTCGCCGCGAGCTTTTCCACCGGGGCGAAGCCGCAGCGGCGATCTGCTACGATCCGGAAAACGATCTGGTTGGCCTTATTGAACAGTTCCGCGTGGGCGCAATCGACTCGGAGATGGGCCCCTGGTGCCTCGAGGTCGTGGCAGGTATGCTGGAAGAGGGCGAAACACCAGACGAGCTCATGGCTCGCGAGCTGGCCGAAGAAGCGGGTATTACCAATGCCACGCTGATTCCTATTTCCCGGTACTATTCAACCCCGGGCGGCTGCAACGAAAAAATTCATCTCTACGCGGCTATCTGTAACCTTGCAAACGCTGGGGGTATTTATGGCTTGGACGAAGAACACGAAGATATTCGCTTCGAAACCTACCCTGCTGAAGATGTGTTTAAATCCATGTATGCTGGTCGCACCAATAACTCTGCAACCTTGCTAGGCTTGCAGTGGATACAGATTAATCGCGAGAAATTACGTCAGGGGGTAACTGAGTTTGAGTAG
- the thiC gene encoding phosphomethylpyrimidine synthase ThiC, which translates to MAANEKTYLSETAKVDQSSVQPFPNSSKIYVEGSRSDIRVPMREISLADTPTDFGGEQNRPVRVYDTSGPYTDPEVQIDLRTGLPDVRSRWINERGDTEALAEKSSLFATQRLNDPALASLRFQHLRTPRRAKSGANVSQMHYARQGIITPEMEYIAIRENMSLQQAREQGVLQEQHAGQAFGAAIPDEITPEFVRSEVARGRAIIPANINHPELEPMIIGRNFLVKINGNIGNSALGSSIEEEVAKLTWGTRWGADTIMDLSTGKNIHETREWIIRNASVPIGTVPIYQALEKVDGIAEDLTWDIFRDTLIEQAEQGVDYFTIHAGVLLRYVPLTAKRVTGIVSRGGSIMAKWCLAHHQENFLYTHFEDICEIMKAYDVSFSLGDGLRPGSIADANDEAQFGELETLGELTKIAWQHDVQTMIEGPGHVPMQMIKENMDKQLRECGEAPFYTLGPLTTDIAPGYDHITSGIGAAMIGWYGCAMLCYVTPKEHLGLPNKDDVKEGIITYKIAAHAADLAKGHPGAQIRDNALSKARFEFRWEDQFNLGLDPDTARAYHDETLPKESAKVAHFCSMCGPKFCSMKITQEVRDYAAEHGTEITPRAPGEAEEVVRMVDVEAEMQKKSDEFRAQGSEIYSKV; encoded by the coding sequence ATGGCCGCGAATGAAAAAACCTACTTGAGTGAAACCGCCAAGGTGGACCAATCGTCTGTACAACCCTTCCCAAATTCCAGCAAAATTTATGTCGAGGGTTCGCGCAGCGATATTCGCGTTCCAATGCGGGAAATCTCACTCGCGGACACGCCCACCGATTTTGGCGGAGAGCAAAATCGACCGGTGCGAGTGTACGATACCTCCGGCCCCTACACCGATCCAGAGGTGCAGATCGACCTGCGCACTGGCTTGCCCGATGTGCGTTCGCGCTGGATTAATGAGCGGGGCGATACCGAAGCGCTGGCGGAGAAGAGTTCGCTGTTCGCCACACAGCGACTGAACGACCCCGCACTCGCCAGCCTGCGTTTTCAGCATTTACGCACACCCCGCCGCGCGAAATCCGGGGCTAATGTTTCGCAAATGCACTACGCCCGGCAAGGCATTATTACTCCGGAAATGGAATATATCGCCATTCGCGAAAATATGAGTTTGCAGCAGGCACGTGAACAAGGCGTGTTGCAGGAGCAGCATGCGGGGCAGGCGTTCGGCGCAGCGATTCCAGACGAAATTACGCCGGAGTTTGTGCGCTCAGAAGTTGCGCGTGGCCGCGCGATTATCCCCGCGAACATCAATCACCCGGAGCTGGAGCCGATGATTATCGGTCGCAACTTTCTGGTGAAAATTAACGGCAACATTGGCAACAGCGCACTGGGCTCGTCGATCGAAGAGGAAGTGGCCAAGCTCACCTGGGGAACCCGCTGGGGCGCCGATACCATTATGGATTTATCCACCGGTAAAAATATTCACGAAACGCGCGAGTGGATTATTCGCAACGCCTCGGTGCCGATTGGTACCGTTCCCATCTACCAGGCGCTAGAAAAAGTGGATGGTATTGCCGAAGATCTCACCTGGGATATTTTTCGCGATACCTTAATCGAGCAGGCGGAGCAGGGTGTTGACTACTTTACGATTCACGCTGGTGTACTGCTGCGGTACGTACCGCTAACGGCCAAGCGGGTGACGGGTATTGTGTCGCGCGGCGGTTCAATTATGGCGAAGTGGTGTCTTGCCCATCACCAGGAAAACTTCCTGTATACCCACTTTGAAGACATCTGCGAGATTATGAAAGCTTACGATGTGAGCTTTTCTCTCGGCGATGGCTTGCGCCCAGGCTCTATAGCCGATGCCAACGACGAAGCGCAGTTTGGTGAACTTGAAACCCTGGGTGAGCTGACCAAAATTGCCTGGCAGCACGACGTGCAGACCATGATCGAGGGCCCGGGACATGTGCCCATGCAAATGATAAAAGAAAACATGGACAAGCAGCTACGCGAGTGTGGCGAAGCGCCGTTTTATACCCTCGGCCCCTTAACCACCGATATTGCACCGGGTTACGACCATATTACCTCCGGCATTGGAGCCGCGATGATCGGCTGGTACGGCTGCGCTATGCTTTGCTACGTTACGCCAAAAGAGCATTTGGGGCTGCCCAATAAGGATGATGTAAAAGAGGGAATTATCACCTACAAAATTGCCGCGCACGCGGCAGATCTGGCGAAGGGTCACCCGGGCGCACAGATCAGGGATAACGCGCTGTCCAAGGCGCGGTTCGAGTTTCGCTGGGAAGATCAATTCAATCTTGGGCTCGACCCGGACACCGCACGCGCCTACCATGACGAGACCTTGCCCAAAGAATCGGCTAAGGTTGCGCACTTTTGCTCGATGTGTGGTCCCAAGTTCTGTTCCATGAAAATCACTCAGGAAGTGCGAGACTACGCGGCTGAGCATGGAACGGAGATTACTCCGCGCGCACCCGGCGAAGCGGAGGAGGTAGTGCGTATGGTGGATGTGGAGGCCGAAATGCAAAAGAAATCTGACGAGTTTCGCGCGCAAGGCAGCGAAATTTATTCGAAGGTGTAG
- the thiD gene encoding bifunctional hydroxymethylpyrimidine kinase/phosphomethylpyrimidine kinase — MNTQIPVVLAIAGSDPLGGAGLQADIKTAAALGGYCCTVTTALTAQNSRGVSAVWPVAPEQLRAQFSAVTEDITPGAIKVGMLGNAALIAELANLLRTQPNVPVVLDPVLAATAGGDLLSNASGELVAQLLPRVTLLTPNLHEASRLLNCPPALDESDMLVQAKALREMGPRAVLIKGGHLASSRAIDILLSETNTVQRFASPRLAARNTHGTGCTLATAIATGLAAGHALPVAVACAKRFIQQAIAHADSLNLVDENGPLQHFFAVSDSSRLP; from the coding sequence ATGAATACGCAAATACCTGTGGTGCTTGCTATTGCCGGTAGTGACCCTCTCGGTGGCGCCGGTTTACAAGCCGATATTAAAACTGCTGCCGCACTCGGTGGCTACTGCTGTACCGTGACCACGGCCCTGACCGCGCAGAACAGCCGCGGTGTCAGTGCTGTGTGGCCAGTCGCGCCGGAACAACTGCGTGCGCAATTTAGCGCCGTAACCGAGGATATAACGCCGGGGGCAATCAAAGTCGGCATGCTGGGCAACGCCGCTTTAATTGCTGAACTCGCAAATTTACTGCGTACTCAGCCCAATGTTCCGGTTGTACTCGATCCAGTTCTCGCGGCCACTGCAGGCGGTGATCTGCTCTCCAACGCGAGCGGCGAATTAGTGGCACAGCTACTGCCGCGTGTCACTTTACTTACCCCGAATCTACACGAAGCGAGCCGTTTACTGAACTGCCCACCAGCGCTTGATGAAAGTGACATGCTTGTGCAAGCAAAAGCTCTGCGGGAAATGGGGCCACGAGCTGTGTTAATCAAGGGCGGCCACCTGGCATCGAGCCGCGCGATCGATATTTTGCTGAGTGAAACGAATACAGTCCAACGTTTCGCAAGTCCTCGCTTAGCAGCGCGAAATACTCATGGCACTGGGTGCACCCTGGCGACTGCTATAGCTACCGGTCTGGCGGCAGGGCATGCGCTACCAGTCGCAGTTGCGTGCGCCAAACGGTTTATCCAGCAGGCTATTGCACACGCAGACAGTTTGAACCTGGTCGACGAAAACGGGCCGCTGCAGCATTTCTTTGCAGTTTCTGATTCCTCACGATTGCCGTGA
- a CDS encoding TolC family outer membrane protein produces MIKKCIAILLPVAIGGLTTSIQAATLEEIYQQALESDHTYKAAQANLDAGKESSKIGLAGLLPSVNATASYTDKTTDSSGKLDDGTDLDESSVDGTTSGYQVTLKQPLFNMNSWYRYQNGRATSDIAEERFDIAEESLILRTATAYFDALQAVDNLSTAKAEENALSHQLEQTRQRFEVGLTAITEVHEAQAVFDSATAERLLAEGQLGISFEALEVLTGRPQSSLAPLKKDLPVASPVPAERTAWVEMALKNNNTLQVEKLNADAAKFNKKAATANHLPTVTFEAGYSDYTNEGYSQNFGQDGEFDTQEQSIGVVLSVPIFNGGGTSASRRQAAKQYIAAREVMSQTQRDVIQQTRSRHLTVLTNVATVKARSQAIVSNQSALEATQAGYDVGTRDLVDVLNAQRNLYRAQRDYYDALYSYVLSTLELKQAAGTLSSEDVAELNQWLDTSRNVTVSM; encoded by the coding sequence ATGATCAAAAAATGCATTGCCATTTTATTGCCGGTGGCGATTGGCGGATTAACAACCAGTATCCAGGCGGCCACGCTCGAAGAAATTTATCAACAGGCGCTGGAAAGCGATCACACCTACAAAGCTGCACAAGCAAACCTGGATGCTGGCAAAGAAAGCAGCAAAATTGGCCTCGCGGGATTGCTTCCATCCGTGAACGCAACTGCGAGCTATACCGACAAAACGACCGATAGCTCGGGCAAGCTGGACGATGGCACCGATCTGGACGAAAGCTCAGTCGACGGCACTACCAGCGGCTATCAGGTTACCTTGAAACAGCCACTGTTCAATATGAATTCCTGGTACCGCTACCAGAATGGACGAGCAACCTCAGATATCGCCGAAGAGCGGTTTGATATCGCAGAGGAAAGCCTGATTCTGCGCACCGCCACCGCCTACTTCGACGCCTTGCAAGCCGTGGATAACCTCTCCACCGCGAAAGCCGAAGAAAACGCACTCTCGCACCAGCTCGAGCAAACCCGCCAGCGTTTCGAAGTGGGGCTGACAGCCATTACTGAAGTACACGAAGCGCAAGCGGTGTTCGATTCTGCCACAGCAGAGCGCCTGTTAGCGGAAGGGCAGTTGGGCATTAGTTTCGAGGCGCTTGAAGTTTTGACAGGCCGTCCGCAGTCCAGCCTGGCTCCGCTCAAGAAAGATTTGCCGGTTGCCAGCCCAGTACCCGCAGAACGCACGGCTTGGGTAGAAATGGCTCTGAAAAACAACAACACACTGCAAGTGGAAAAGTTGAATGCCGATGCCGCCAAATTTAACAAAAAGGCTGCGACAGCAAACCACCTGCCAACTGTCACCTTCGAAGCCGGGTACTCCGATTACACTAATGAAGGTTACAGCCAGAACTTTGGACAAGATGGCGAGTTCGACACCCAGGAGCAATCAATTGGCGTAGTCCTGTCAGTGCCTATTTTCAACGGCGGCGGTACTTCAGCCAGTCGACGTCAAGCGGCCAAGCAATATATTGCTGCGCGGGAGGTGATGAGCCAAACCCAGCGAGACGTGATCCAGCAAACCCGGTCGCGCCACCTGACAGTCTTGACCAATGTGGCCACAGTTAAAGCACGCTCTCAAGCGATTGTTTCCAACCAGAGCGCGCTGGAAGCGACCCAGGCGGGCTACGACGTTGGTACACGCGACCTGGTGGACGTATTGAACGCGCAGCGCAACCTGTACCGTGCACAACGCGACTACTACGACGCCCTCTACTCATATGTTTTAAGCACCTTGGAGTTGAAACAAGCAGCAGGCACCCTCTCGTCCGAAGATGTGGCGGAATTGAACCAATGGCTGGACACCAGCCGCAACGTTACTGTGAGCATGTAA